From Deltaproteobacteria bacterium:
TCTCCCTGGCGGACCTCGCCCGCTTCGCCCTGGCCGCCCGCAAGAAGAACGGCCTCGACCGGGAGATCTCCCAGACCCTGGCCCGGATCTGCCGGCCGCCCGCGGAGGACGAGGTGCGCCCGGTGACGACGCCGCGCGCCCGCACCTCCCGCCAGCGCGCGACCCTCTGAGGCTAGAAAAAGAGCTCGCCCTGGGGTCCGGGGGGCCGCCGGAAGGCGGTGGTCTCCGGGCTATGGGGGTGGGTCTCGAGGCCGAGGCGAGCGCAGGTCCTCGAGAAGAGCTGCTCGACGGCTCTCCAGCGGGGACCCTGGCCCTGCATCCTGGTCGCGAGGTCCGGATCGTTGAGGCGCCCGCCGCGCAGCTCGCGGACGGCGCCCTCGATCTTGCGAGCGCGGGAGGGACCGAGGACCGCGATCCGCTCCAGGAAGACCGGCGCGACCTCCCGGGGCAGGCGCAGGGGGATGCGGAAGGCGTGGGAGGCGCCCGCGGCGCGCGCCGCCTCGAGCACCCTCGGCACCTCCGGCTCGGAGAGCCCGGGGATGATCGGCGCGACGGCCACGCCGACCTCCAGGCCGGCCTCGCTCAGGCGGCGGATCGTCTCGAAGCGGCGGGGGATGCTGGCCGCCCCCGGCTCGAGGGCCCGCGCCAGGTGCGGGTCGTGGAAGGGGATGCTCAGGGCGATCCAGAGGTGGCTCTCCCGGGCGAGGGCGGTGAGCAGATCGAGGTCGCGCTCGACGAGGGCGCCCTTGGTGATGATGCCCACCGGGTTCCGATACTCGAGGCAGACCTCGAGGCAGCGGCGGGTCAGCTCGTAGCTGGCCTCGAGGGGCTGGTAGGGATCGGTGTTGCCCGAGAAGGCCACCCGCTCGCCCTGCCAGCTGCGCCGCTCGAAGCGGCGGCGCAGCAGCTCCGGGGCGTTCACCTTCACCACGATCTGGCTGTCGAAGTCGGTCCCCGCGCCGAGGTCGAGGTAGCCGTGGGTCGGGCGGGCGTAGCAATAGGCGCAGGCGTGGGTGCAGCCCCGGTAGGGGTTGAGGCTGAACCGGAAGGGGACGTCCTCGCTCTCGTTCTGCGAGAGGATGCTGCGCGCCCGCTCCTCGTGGACCCGCAGCGGCGCCGGGGGCGGCTCACCGAGGTACTCGACGACCGTGCTCCGCCAGGGGTTCGGCGGGTTGGAGAGGGGACGCGGCATGGCGTCCCCCACGGTGCGGCACTACTGAACGGGTGTCAAGTGCCGCTCTGACCGAGGGTGAGGATGAAGACCGCGAGGGCCTGCACCTCCTCGTCGGTCAGCTTCTCCTGGGGGGGCATGGTGGTGGAGCCGTCGGCGGTCCTCGGACCGCAGCCGTGGGTGATGGACTCGACCAGCTCGTCGTAGGGCCGCGAGCGCTGCCAGGACTGGGTGGTGAAGTCGGGCACCGCGTGCTCCGCCCCGTAGGTGGTCTGCGCCTTGCCGTCCTCACCGTGGCAGAACTTGCAGCGCCCCCAGAGCTCCTTGCCCATCGCGACGGCCTGGGCCTGGCGGACCTCCACCTCGGCGTTGGGATCCGCCTTCCCCGTGGGGGTGCTGGTCGCCGCGCAGCTGGTGGTGAAGAGGAGCGCGATGCCGAAGAGGAGGGTCCTCATGGTCGCTATGCCTCCGAGTCGATCTCGTAGATCCGTGCTGTGCCGGCTGGCCCCCACCGCGTGCTCGACGCCGGTACCCTAGGCACTCGACCCGGAAGCGGCAGGGCCGCGCCCACCCGGCGCTTCGGCTATGCTCCTCGCCTTGAGCGAGAAGGGGCCAGGGCAGGGCGGGGAGCTGGGGGTGACGGCCCTCTACACGGCCGGGGTCTGGGAGTGGGCCGGCTTCCCCGGCGCCGGGCGCCTGGCCGGGGAGGACACCCGGGCGGTCTTCCGCTGGGTGAACCGCTTCCTCGCCCTCTCCCGCCTCTTCCGGCCGGGGCTGCCCTCCCTGCGCCACTCCCTGGCCCGGCGCCACGCGATCATCGATCACCTCGCCGCCCGGGAGCCCGGCACCCTCCTCCTGGAGATCGGGGTGGGGCTCTCGCCGCGAACCCTGGCGGCGGCGGCGGAGGGGAGGCGCTGCGTCGAGGTGGACCTGCCCGAGGTTATGCGCCTGCGGCAGGAGCGCCTCGCTCTCGGCGAGGGCGGCCCGCTCCCCCGGGCGGTGGGGGGTGACCTGCGCGACGAGGCCGCGATCGGGGCGCTGCTCACCGAGCCGGCGACGGTGGTGGTCGAGGGCGTCTTCCCCTACTTCGACACGCAGGAGCGCGAGGCGATCTGGCGGGGCCTCGCCCGGGCGCTCGCGGCGCGGGGCGGTCGTCTGATCTTCGACCTCACCCCGGCCGGGGAGCAGCCCCGGCCCGGTCTGCTCGGGCGGCTCCTGGGCTTCCTGATGCGCCGCTTCACCCGCGGCCGCGACTTCGTGCCCGGCCACCCCGATCGGGAGGCGATCGAGGCGGCCCTGCGGGCGGCGGGCTTCGCCTCGGTCGCCTGCTTCGACCAGGACCACCCCCCCGAGGGCTGCGTCCTGCCGGGCGCTAGTTTGCCCACCCAGACCGTCGTCTTCGAGGCGGGGACCGAGGTGCGCTGATCAGCTCTTCCGCTTGCGGGCGGCGTTCAGGATCGGGGTGCGCAGGTGGCCGCCGCGCACCAGGACGCGCAGCTCCCCGAAGTTCACCAGGGGGATCATCTTGATGGCCACCGGCACGGGCGTCTTGGGGTTGCGCAGGAGCGCCATGGCTATCTCCGGGCGGCTGATCCACTCCCGGCGCTCGCTGATGGTCTTCAGGCTGGGCGCCGTGGCCCTCGACATCGAGGCGATGAACTTCACCTCCGCGAGGGTGATGCCCGGGTTCATCAGGACGAAGCGCTGCAGGGCGCCGTCGCCCTCCCGGATGGCCGCCTCCCGCTCGCCCCGGTCGCCGGCGCGGGCCTTGCGGATCTGCTCGGCCCGGGTGGGGCCCCTCGCCCGTCCGCTTTCCGCCCCCTCGTCCTCCGCCTCGAGCGCCTCCTCTTCCGCGTCACCCTCCTCCTGCAGCGCGTGCACCGCCGGGCTGCCCCCCGCGCCGGTGCGCGCCCGGGCCGCCTCCAGCAGCGCCGCGAGCTCCTCGCTGGCCTCGAAGCCCACCGCCACCCCGGCCCCCGGCAGCACCTGCATCACCGTCCCCTCGAGGACGGCCTCGTCCGGGCCGAGGCGGAAGGTGAGGCGGGCGTCGGCGTAGAGCTCCGCGCCGGGGGGAGGGTCCACCCGCACCAGGAAGCCCCCCTTCGAGAGCTGGGCCTCGTGGTCCGCCAGCAGTTCGTCCGGATCGCTGTAGGTGACGAGGAATCTCATGACCCGCTCCCGACGCTACCATCCCTCTCCCCGAGCAGGGGTGGCGGCGGGGGCATCACGAAGCCGGGGTAGTGGGACCAGGCCCGGGGGTTGAGGCGGGCGAAGATCCGGTCGCGGCGCGGATCGTCGAAGGCCTCGGCCCTCCGGTGCATCATCCCCAGCCGGGCGAAGTGAAAGGCGAAGCGCAGCGCCTCGGGGATCTGCCCCAGGATCGAGAGCAGCACCCGCAGCCCGCCGGGCTCGCGGGTGCCCCCGGGGAGGCTCGCGGCCTCGTAGCCGTAGGCGCGCATGCTCTTCTGGCAGAGCCCCTCGATCCGCCGGATCCGCAGGGGCGTGAGCCCCTCCCACTGTGCCGTGGGCGCCCCCCGCGGCCGCCCGGAGGAGGAGAGCCAGGGGAGGGGAGGGGTCGAGGGGAAGCGGGAGGGGTGCTCGGCGTGGGCCAGCACCGCCGGGTCGAAGTCCTCGCCGACGAAGGCGAGGACCTCGCGCATCCTGGCCTCGGGGTCGGCGAGGAGATCCTCGAGGCGGAGGCGCAGGATCTTCTCGAGGAAGGGCTCGGTGGCCCGCCAGTCGTTCTCGTAGAGGAGGGCGTTCGCCACGTCGGAGGCGCTGGCCCAGGGCATCCGCGAGAGGGAGAGGAGGGTGCCCCGCGGATCCCGCACGATGTGGATCACCCGCGCGCCGGGGAAGTCCGCCAGCAGCCGCCCGAGGTGGGCCGCGTGGCTCGGGGTCTTGTCGCCGAAGCGCGCCTTCCCCTCTCGCTCGGCCGCGAGCTGCATCGCCTCCCGGAAGATGCGGTGGCCCTCCTCTCGCCCCGCGAGGGCGCCGAGGCGCTCGCGCAGGGGGGCGGCGGGCAGCTCGAGCCAGCGGAAGGAGAAGGAGCGCAGGAAGTAGTCGAGGAGCTCGGCGGCGCTCGCGCCCCGGTCGAAGAGCTGGTCCCAGACGTAGAAGGAGAGCTCGTGGGTGAGGTGGATCCGCGGGTGTGCGGAGAGCATCCGCCGCAGGAGGGTCGTCCCCGAGCGGCCGGTGCCGACCACGAAGATGGGCGCGTCCGCCCGCTCGCCTCCCACCGCCATTGTGGGGATACTGTCGCGCATGTCGGATCGATTCCACCCCCTCTCGACCGCACAGCTCGTGGACTGGATCTTCGACGAGCTCGAGCAGAAGGACGCCATCTTCGGCATCCCCCGCTCGCTCTTCTTC
This genomic window contains:
- a CDS encoding cytochrome c, translated to MRTLLFGIALLFTTSCAATSTPTGKADPNAEVEVRQAQAVAMGKELWGRCKFCHGEDGKAQTTYGAEHAVPDFTTQSWQRSRPYDELVESITHGCGPRTADGSTTMPPQEKLTDEEVQALAVFILTLGQSGT
- a CDS encoding PA0069 family radical SAM protein, which translates into the protein MPRPLSNPPNPWRSTVVEYLGEPPPAPLRVHEERARSILSQNESEDVPFRFSLNPYRGCTHACAYCYARPTHGYLDLGAGTDFDSQIVVKVNAPELLRRRFERRSWQGERVAFSGNTDPYQPLEASYELTRRCLEVCLEYRNPVGIITKGALVERDLDLLTALARESHLWIALSIPFHDPHLARALEPGAASIPRRFETIRRLSEAGLEVGVAVAPIIPGLSEPEVPRVLEAARAAGASHAFRIPLRLPREVAPVFLERIAVLGPSRARKIEGAVRELRGGRLNDPDLATRMQGQGPRWRAVEQLFSRTCARLGLETHPHSPETTAFRRPPGPQGELFF
- a CDS encoding sulfotransferase, whose amino-acid sequence is MRDSIPTMAVGGERADAPIFVVGTGRSGTTLLRRMLSAHPRIHLTHELSFYVWDQLFDRGASAAELLDYFLRSFSFRWLELPAAPLRERLGALAGREEGHRIFREAMQLAAEREGKARFGDKTPSHAAHLGRLLADFPGARVIHIVRDPRGTLLSLSRMPWASASDVANALLYENDWRATEPFLEKILRLRLEDLLADPEARMREVLAFVGEDFDPAVLAHAEHPSRFPSTPPLPWLSSSGRPRGAPTAQWEGLTPLRIRRIEGLCQKSMRAYGYEAASLPGGTREPGGLRVLLSILGQIPEALRFAFHFARLGMMHRRAEAFDDPRRDRIFARLNPRAWSHYPGFVMPPPPPLLGERDGSVGSGS